The stretch of DNA TCTGGATCCGCAGACGGGCGCCGCTCGGCCTCGCGGTGGCCATGATCCCGGTCGGCCTGCTGTCCGACACGGCGAGCGGCACAGTCGTGCTCAGCCTCTTCACCCTCGCCGTGCACCGCCCGTTCAAGTACGTCGCCTGGGTCGGCGGAGCCTCCATGCTCCTCACGCCCATCATCTACGTGCTCCGTCCCCCACCCGACGTGTCCTTCTGGGCAGGGGTGGCGATCTCGCTCCTCATCGCGGCCGGCGTCATCGGCTGGGGGATGTTCGCCAGGTCGAGGCGGCTGCTCCTCGGATATCTCCGTGAACGCGCCCAACGGGCCGAGACCGAGGCCGCCCTGCGCGCCGACCGGGCCCAGCGGCTCGCGCGGGAGGACATGGCGCGCGAGATGCACGACGTCCTCGCCCACCGGCTGACCCTCCTGAGCGTCCACGCGGGCGCCCTGGAGTTCCGGCCCGACGCGCCGCCCCCCGAGATCCAGCGGGCCGCGGGGGTGATCAGGGACAGCGCCCACGACGCCCTTCAGGACCTGCGGCAGATCATCGGTGTCCTGCGCGCGAGCGGCCAGGACGAGTCGGGCGGCCGTCCGCAGCCCACCCTCGACGCCCTCGAACGGCTCGTCGAGGAGTCCCGCTCGGGCGGTATGAAAGTGCTGCTCGACAACCGCGTCACCGACCCCTCCGAGGTCCCCGCAGCCCTGGGTCGCAACGCCTACCGCATCGCGCAGGAAGCCCTCACCAACGCCCGCAAACACGCGCCGGGAGCCGAGGTCTCCGTCCGGGTGTCCGGTGCGCCCGGCGCGGAACTGGGCATCGAGGTGACTCACCCCGCGCCGCCGGGCGAGGTCACTCCCGTGCCCGGCTCGGGGCAGGGGCTGATCGGGCTGACCGAACGCGCCTCCCTTGTCGGCGGGCGGCTGGACCACGGGAGGACGGGTGACGGCGGCTTCCGTGTCGCGGCCTGGCTACCGTGGCCCTCATGAATCCCCTCAGGCTCCTGATCGTCGATGACGACGCCCTCGTACGCGCAGGACTCAGGCTGATGCTCGGCGGCGCGGAAGACATCGAGATCGCGGGGGAGGCGGCGGACGGCAGCGAGGTGGCCGCGCTCGTGGACCGCACCCGCCCCGATGTCGTACTGATGGACATCCGCATGCCCATCACGGACGGGCTCGCCGCCACCGAGGAGCTGCGCGCCCGCGCCGACGCCCCCGAGGTGATCGTGCTGACCACCTTCCACGCCGACGAACAGGTCCTGCGCGCCCTGCGTGCGGGTGCCGCGGGGTTCGTACTCAAGGACACCC from Streptomyces tsukubensis encodes:
- a CDS encoding sensor histidine kinase, with protein sequence MGETQVEHGPGTEPGNLWLLPSAVRASLEPETRAKGGARGRRPQRTVRDWLVDFTVFFLAVGLGLVAADGVTGNAHISEGQAELDQVLGALSCAAVWIRRRAPLGLAVAMIPVGLLSDTASGTVVLSLFTLAVHRPFKYVAWVGGASMLLTPIIYVLRPPPDVSFWAGVAISLLIAAGVIGWGMFARSRRLLLGYLRERAQRAETEAALRADRAQRLAREDMAREMHDVLAHRLTLLSVHAGALEFRPDAPPPEIQRAAGVIRDSAHDALQDLRQIIGVLRASGQDESGGRPQPTLDALERLVEESRSGGMKVLLDNRVTDPSEVPAALGRNAYRIAQEALTNARKHAPGAEVSVRVSGAPGAELGIEVTHPAPPGEVTPVPGSGQGLIGLTERASLVGGRLDHGRTGDGGFRVAAWLPWPS